A stretch of Antennarius striatus isolate MH-2024 chromosome 6, ASM4005453v1, whole genome shotgun sequence DNA encodes these proteins:
- the tlcd1 gene encoding TLC domain-containing protein 1 produces MDTLVPVLKDHLVLSVLGFALVFRGVHHLLRGLPIPKVVVQDDLRCWKWRNLSVSIVHSLLTAVWSLSCAVASPETLTNVHLFTTPKSYLLVCLSTGYFVQDASDIILTGHARVSWEFLLHHAMVISCFSYALSTEVYISGAVIALFVEVNSVTLHLRLMLKLANANSTSLYHVNKYINVITYVVFRLGAQFYLTWYLFCNYERLESVKFFFFCLILINIMMLIYFRRLLLSDFFNRERKSLGQNGTSNNSRKFVTD; encoded by the exons ATGGACACCCTGGTGCCTGTACTGAAGGATCACCTGGTGCTGTCAGTGCTGGGGTTTGCTCTGGTTTTCAGGGGGGTTCACCATTTGCTGCGGGGGCTGCCCATTCCCAAAGTGGTGGTTCAGGATGACCTGCGCTGCTGGAAGTGGAGGAACCTGTCGGTGTCCATAGTGCACTCCCTGCTGACCGCAGTGTGGTCTCTGTCCTG TGCGGTGGCTTCCCCAGAGACGCTGACCAATGTCCACTTATTCACCACCCCCAAGTCCTACCTGCTTGTCTGCCTGTCAACAG GCTACTTTGTGCAAGATGCATCTGACATTATCCTGACAGGGCATGCAAGAGTATCATGGGAGTTTTTACTTCATCATGCCATG GTGATCTCGTGTTTCTCCTATGCCCTCAGCACTGAAGTGTATATATCCGGAGCTGTGATAGCGCTCTTTGTGGAGGTCAACAGTGTGACCCTGCACTTGAGGCTGATGCTGAAACTGGCGAACGCTAATTCCACCTCTTTGTACCATGTCAACAAATACATCAATGTGATTACGTATGTTGTGTTTCGACTGGGCGCACAATTCTACCTCACCTGGTACTTATTCTGCAATTACGAGCGGTTGGAAAGCgttaaattctttttcttttgtctgatCCTGATTAATATTATGATGCTGATCTATTTTAGGCGCCTACTGCTTTCTGACTTCTTCAATAGGGAAAGGAAATCTTTGGGTCAGAACGGGACATCTAACAATTCCAGAAAGTTTGTCACTGACTGA
- the nek8 gene encoding serine/threonine-protein kinase Nek8 isoform X2, which yields MEKYEKIKVVGRGAFGIVHLCRRRSDGAFVILKEIPVEQMSRDERLAAQNECQVLKLLSHPNIIEYYENFLEDKALMIAMEYAPGGTLADYIQKRCNSLLDEDTILHFFVQILLALYHVHNKLILHRDLKTQNILLDKHQMIVKVGDFGISKILVSKSKAYTVVGTPCYISPELCEGKPYNQKSDIWALGCVLYELASLKRAFEAANLPALVLKIMSGTFAPLSDRYSTELRQLILNMLNLDPSKRPQLNEIMALPICIRPLLNLYTDIGNVKMRRIEKPLSTVQAGPQGRPGGRVPTNRSRDGSVCSGSGKVHSLPLSSVYTWGSGISAPLRLPMLNTEVLQVSLGRTQRMGVTKSGRLITWEAPSVGSGEASLPGVVEPIQPQFISRFLEGQSGVTIKSVSCGDLFTTCMTDRGIIMTFGSGSNGCLGHGNFNDVTQPKIVEALLGYELVQVSCGASHVLAVTNEREVFAWGRGDNGRLGLGTQDTFNSPQQVTLPVEFEAQRVVCGVDCSMIISTQCSIMACGSNRFNKLGLDKITAGEEPNPLNQVEEVNLYTHVQSAPLNTEKIVYTDIGTAHSVAVTERGQCFTFGSNQHGQIGCSSRRSSRTPYLVPGLRGITMAACGDAFTLAIGSDGEVYTWGKGARGRLGRKEEDSGIPKAVQLDESHPFVVTSVACCHGNSLLAVKPLLEDPVPR from the exons ATGGAGAAgtatgagaaaattaaagttgTCGGAAGAGGAGCTTTCGG GATTGTTCACCTGTGCCGTCGACGCAGCGATGGCGCCTTTGTCATTCTGAAGGAGATCCCGGTGGAGCAGATGTCCCGCGATGAGCGCCTGGCGGCTCAGAATGAGTGTCAAGTTCTGAAACTACTCAGCCATCCAAATATCATAGAGTACTATGAGAACTTCCTGGAAGACAAGGCCCTCATGATAGCCATGGAGTATGCACCAG GTGGAACCTTGGCTGATTATATTCAGAAGCGATGCAACTCTCTGCTGGATGAGGACACCATCCTTCACTTCTTTGTGCAGATTTTACTCGCTCTCTACCACGTCCACAACAAGCTTATCTTACACAGAGACCTTAAGACCCAGAATATTCTTCTTGACAAGCATCAGATGATTGTAAAAGTTGGAGATTTTGGAATTTCCAAAATCCTTGTCAGCAAGAGCAAAGCTTACACG GTGGTTGGGACCCCATGCTACATATCCCCTGAGCTGTGTGAGGGAAAGCCTTATAACCAGAAGAGTGACATCTGGGCTTTGGGCTGTGTGCTCTATGAGCTGGCGAGCCTTAAGAGAGCCTTTGAGGCTGCT AATTTACCTGCTCTCGTGCTGAAGATCATGAGTGGGACATTTGCCCCACTTTCGGACCGGTACAGCACAGAACTTCGTCAGCTCATCCTCAACATGCTCAATCTGGATCCGTCCAAACGACCTCAACTCAATGAAATAATGGCTCTTCCCATCTGCATTAGGCCCCTGCTTAATCTCTACACAGACATAGGAAATGTCAAGATGCGCAG GATTGAGAAACCACTGTCTACTGTGCAAGCTGGTCCACAAGGTAGACCAGGAGGAAGGGTTCCTACCAACAGGTCCAGAG ATGGATCAGTTTGTTCAGGATCAGGGAAGGTGCATTCTCTCCCGTTGTCCTCAGTGTACACCTGGGGAAGTGGAATCTCAGCTCCTCTCCGCCTGCCAATGCTAAACACTGAGGTGCTGCAGGTGTCTCTGGGACGCACTCAGAGGATGGGGGTGACCAAGTCGGGCCGCCTGATTACATGGGAG GCTCCATCGGTGGGGTCCGGTGAGGCCAGTCTGCCTGGAGTCGTGGAGCCGATACAGCCTCAGTTCATTTCACGTTTCCTTGAGGGTCAGTCTGGAGTCACCATCAAGTCGGTTTCCTGTGGGGATCTGTTTACTACCTGCATGACAG ACAGGGGCATCATCATGACATTTGGAAGTGGAAGCAACGGCTGTTTAGGACACGGTAACTTCAATGATGTAACACAG CCCAAAATAGTTGAGGCACTCCTCGGCTATGAGCTGGTTCAGGTTTCATGCGGTGCTTCCCACGTACTCGCTGTGACCAATGAGAGAGAAGTGTTTGCCTGGGGAAGAGGAGACAATG GTCGCCTCGGGTTAGGCACCCAAGATACCTTCAACTCACCCCAGCAGGTTACTTTACCTGTTGAGTTTGAGGCCCAGAGGGTTGTGTGTGGAGTCGACTGCTCCATGATTATCAGCACCCAGTGCAGCATCATGGCATGTGGAAGCAACCG GTTCAACAAGTTAGGGCTGGATAAGATTACAGCCGGAGAGGAACCAAACCCTTTAAACCAGGTGGAAGAAGTTAATCTTTACACTCACGTCCAATCAGCCCCCCTCAACACTGAGAAGATAGTTTACACCGACATTGGAACAGCCCATTCTGTTGCTGTTACAG AGAGGGGTCAGTGTTTTACGTTTGGAAGCAACCAACACGGTCAGATCGGCTGTAGTTCACGTCGTAGCAGCCGGACTCCCTACCTGGTGCCGGGGCTGCGGGGCATCACCATGGCTGCCTGTGGAGATGCTTTCACCTTAGCGATTGGATCCG ATGGGGAGGTGTACACCTGGGGAAAGGGGGCCCGCGGCCGCCtcggaaggaaggaagaggatTCTGGGATACCAAAGGCAGTCCAGCTCGATGAGAGTCACCCATTTGTGGTGACATCAGTGGcttgttgtcatggcaacagtcTGCTGGCAGTGAAAC CTTTGCTGGAGGATCCTGTCCCGAGATGA
- the nek8 gene encoding serine/threonine-protein kinase Nek8 isoform X1, with protein sequence MEKYEKIKVVGRGAFGIVHLCRRRSDGAFVILKEIPVEQMSRDERLAAQNECQVLKLLSHPNIIEYYENFLEDKALMIAMEYAPGGTLADYIQKRCNSLLDEDTILHFFVQILLALYHVHNKLILHRDLKTQNILLDKHQMIVKVGDFGISKILVSKSKAYTVVGTPCYISPELCEGKPYNQKSDIWALGCVLYELASLKRAFEAANLPALVLKIMSGTFAPLSDRYSTELRQLILNMLNLDPSKRPQLNEIMALPICIRPLLNLYTDIGNVKMRRIEKPLSTVQAGPQGRPGGRVPTNRSRETDGSVCSGSGKVHSLPLSSVYTWGSGISAPLRLPMLNTEVLQVSLGRTQRMGVTKSGRLITWEAPSVGSGEASLPGVVEPIQPQFISRFLEGQSGVTIKSVSCGDLFTTCMTDRGIIMTFGSGSNGCLGHGNFNDVTQPKIVEALLGYELVQVSCGASHVLAVTNEREVFAWGRGDNGRLGLGTQDTFNSPQQVTLPVEFEAQRVVCGVDCSMIISTQCSIMACGSNRFNKLGLDKITAGEEPNPLNQVEEVNLYTHVQSAPLNTEKIVYTDIGTAHSVAVTERGQCFTFGSNQHGQIGCSSRRSSRTPYLVPGLRGITMAACGDAFTLAIGSDGEVYTWGKGARGRLGRKEEDSGIPKAVQLDESHPFVVTSVACCHGNSLLAVKPLLEDPVPR encoded by the exons ATGGAGAAgtatgagaaaattaaagttgTCGGAAGAGGAGCTTTCGG GATTGTTCACCTGTGCCGTCGACGCAGCGATGGCGCCTTTGTCATTCTGAAGGAGATCCCGGTGGAGCAGATGTCCCGCGATGAGCGCCTGGCGGCTCAGAATGAGTGTCAAGTTCTGAAACTACTCAGCCATCCAAATATCATAGAGTACTATGAGAACTTCCTGGAAGACAAGGCCCTCATGATAGCCATGGAGTATGCACCAG GTGGAACCTTGGCTGATTATATTCAGAAGCGATGCAACTCTCTGCTGGATGAGGACACCATCCTTCACTTCTTTGTGCAGATTTTACTCGCTCTCTACCACGTCCACAACAAGCTTATCTTACACAGAGACCTTAAGACCCAGAATATTCTTCTTGACAAGCATCAGATGATTGTAAAAGTTGGAGATTTTGGAATTTCCAAAATCCTTGTCAGCAAGAGCAAAGCTTACACG GTGGTTGGGACCCCATGCTACATATCCCCTGAGCTGTGTGAGGGAAAGCCTTATAACCAGAAGAGTGACATCTGGGCTTTGGGCTGTGTGCTCTATGAGCTGGCGAGCCTTAAGAGAGCCTTTGAGGCTGCT AATTTACCTGCTCTCGTGCTGAAGATCATGAGTGGGACATTTGCCCCACTTTCGGACCGGTACAGCACAGAACTTCGTCAGCTCATCCTCAACATGCTCAATCTGGATCCGTCCAAACGACCTCAACTCAATGAAATAATGGCTCTTCCCATCTGCATTAGGCCCCTGCTTAATCTCTACACAGACATAGGAAATGTCAAGATGCGCAG GATTGAGAAACCACTGTCTACTGTGCAAGCTGGTCCACAAGGTAGACCAGGAGGAAGGGTTCCTACCAACAGGTCCAGAG AAACAGATGGATCAGTTTGTTCAGGATCAGGGAAGGTGCATTCTCTCCCGTTGTCCTCAGTGTACACCTGGGGAAGTGGAATCTCAGCTCCTCTCCGCCTGCCAATGCTAAACACTGAGGTGCTGCAGGTGTCTCTGGGACGCACTCAGAGGATGGGGGTGACCAAGTCGGGCCGCCTGATTACATGGGAG GCTCCATCGGTGGGGTCCGGTGAGGCCAGTCTGCCTGGAGTCGTGGAGCCGATACAGCCTCAGTTCATTTCACGTTTCCTTGAGGGTCAGTCTGGAGTCACCATCAAGTCGGTTTCCTGTGGGGATCTGTTTACTACCTGCATGACAG ACAGGGGCATCATCATGACATTTGGAAGTGGAAGCAACGGCTGTTTAGGACACGGTAACTTCAATGATGTAACACAG CCCAAAATAGTTGAGGCACTCCTCGGCTATGAGCTGGTTCAGGTTTCATGCGGTGCTTCCCACGTACTCGCTGTGACCAATGAGAGAGAAGTGTTTGCCTGGGGAAGAGGAGACAATG GTCGCCTCGGGTTAGGCACCCAAGATACCTTCAACTCACCCCAGCAGGTTACTTTACCTGTTGAGTTTGAGGCCCAGAGGGTTGTGTGTGGAGTCGACTGCTCCATGATTATCAGCACCCAGTGCAGCATCATGGCATGTGGAAGCAACCG GTTCAACAAGTTAGGGCTGGATAAGATTACAGCCGGAGAGGAACCAAACCCTTTAAACCAGGTGGAAGAAGTTAATCTTTACACTCACGTCCAATCAGCCCCCCTCAACACTGAGAAGATAGTTTACACCGACATTGGAACAGCCCATTCTGTTGCTGTTACAG AGAGGGGTCAGTGTTTTACGTTTGGAAGCAACCAACACGGTCAGATCGGCTGTAGTTCACGTCGTAGCAGCCGGACTCCCTACCTGGTGCCGGGGCTGCGGGGCATCACCATGGCTGCCTGTGGAGATGCTTTCACCTTAGCGATTGGATCCG ATGGGGAGGTGTACACCTGGGGAAAGGGGGCCCGCGGCCGCCtcggaaggaaggaagaggatTCTGGGATACCAAAGGCAGTCCAGCTCGATGAGAGTCACCCATTTGTGGTGACATCAGTGGcttgttgtcatggcaacagtcTGCTGGCAGTGAAAC CTTTGCTGGAGGATCCTGTCCCGAGATGA